The genomic stretch ACTATTCCATGCCCGAATATTTCCTGCCATATCAGGTTGACAAATACCCGTGCAGTAAGTGGGTTTTCCTCATCAGTGGTCCATTTGGCCAGTCCCAGCCTGTTCTTGGGCAATTCCTCTTCAAACGGCATGATGGAATTTGGTGTGTTTGGACGGACTTCCGTGGTCGGCGCATCATACACTCCGCGGTCCAAAACATACGTCTTCCGCAGGGTATCCAGCTCTTCCATGACCGACACCATGACCTTACTGGTATCCTGGTGGTTGATATAGTCAAGGATACCTTCCCTGCTCAAATCCTTCTGGTCAATCCATAAAATGGGGGTTTTGGCTGGCTTGCTATTAGCGACATCCCCTTCAAACCCCTTCTCTGGCGTATTGTTAAAAAAGGCATAAAGCTGGTAATAATTTTCCTGAGAGAACGGATCATACTTGTGGTCATGGCATTGGGCGCATTCCATGGTAATCCCTAGTATGCCTTTCGAAAAAGTATTGGTCTTATCCAGGACGTACGTCACCCGGTATTCTTCATTAATGACACCTCCTTCTTCAGTGATTTTATGGTTCCTGTTAAAAGCCGTTGCCAAAATCTGCTCTTTCGTGGCATTGGGAAGCATATCTCCTGCCAACTGCCAGGTAAGGAACTTGTCATAAGGCATATTTTCATTAAAAGCATGGATCACCCAGTCCCGGTATGGCCACTGGGTCCGGATTTCATCATCCTGATAACCATAGCTGTCGGAATATCGGGAAACGTCCATCCATAGCACAGCCAGCTTTTCTCCAAAAGCTTTTTTGGCCAATAACTCGTCCACCAAAGCTTCATAACCCAATTCATCCATTTCCTTGTACTTTTCTAGCATCGCCGGAGAAGGCGGTAAACCGGTGATATCGAGACTCAGCCGCTTGGTCAATGTCTGATTTTCTGCCTGCTTATTGGGAGAAAGCCCTTTCTCCTCCATTCTGGCTAATGTAAAAAAGTCTATTTCATTCTTTGTCCATTCTTCCTCTGCAGCCGGAAGTGCCGGCTTCTCTGGAGGGACAAAGGCCCAATGGGGTTCATACACAGCCCCTTGCTCGATCCATTTTTTGAGAATGGCAATCTCGTCGGGATTCAGCTTTAAATTGGAAGCTGGAGGAGGCATTAGCTCAGCGGGATTTTCCGAAGTGATTTTTTGAAAGACA from Echinicola soli encodes the following:
- a CDS encoding PSD1 and planctomycete cytochrome C domain-containing protein gives rise to the protein MRLTSSFIVICSVVLGLLISCQSADTKEKRLRSSDQISYNFHVRPILSDKCFACHGPDENKREAGLRLDTEEGAYAALKDDPSQHVIVPGEPEASLVFQKITSENPAELMPPPASNLKLNPDEIAILKKWIEQGAVYEPHWAFVPPEKPALPAAEEEWTKNEIDFFTLARMEEKGLSPNKQAENQTLTKRLSLDITGLPPSPAMLEKYKEMDELGYEALVDELLAKKAFGEKLAVLWMDVSRYSDSYGYQDDEIRTQWPYRDWVIHAFNENMPYDKFLTWQLAGDMLPNATKEQILATAFNRNHKITEEGGVINEEYRVTYVLDKTNTFSKGILGITMECAQCHDHKYDPFSQENYYQLYAFFNNTPEKGFEGDVANSKPAKTPILWIDQKDLSREGILDYINHQDTSKVMVSVMEELDTLRKTYVLDRGVYDAPTTEVRPNTPNSIMPFEEELPKNRLGLAKWTTDEENPLTARVFVNLIWQEIFGHGIVKSAGDFGMQGDLPTHPMLLDWLAVDFMENGWDIKRLVKQVFMSATYRQNSEIEERERLKDPENLYLARASRLRLTAESIQDLVLASSGLLNTEIGGPSIKPYQPDGLWEAATSGRGSLAKYVQDKGEDLYRRGLYHFIKLTVPPPKAIIFDASNRDICEMTRGRTNTPLQALVMLNDPFVLEASRVMASQIEKENLSPEEGVAWAFKKIVCRDIKAEEKTLLINYFEEEKKRFEEKPALVKVSMEVGEKPLKEPTITPDAAAMMQVIVTIYNLEETITKI